A window of Pan paniscus chromosome X, NHGRI_mPanPan1-v2.0_pri, whole genome shotgun sequence genomic DNA:
GCGGTGCAGGGAATTAAATGGGACGGGTTATCCCAGGGATaaggcaagcaaaaaaaaaaaaaaaaaatcctgcaaaatgaaataaaaaaacagcTTGTAAATCTGTCACTGAGACCTTAGGATGGTTAATAGGAAAACTGTTATCACTGCAGATGCAGTGTGCTAGGCACATAATCGGcaatcagtaaatgtttgttaaatcgTTTCCTCAGTGTAGTTTTATGGCCGTTATTACACTTTGTACTTTGTTTCCAAGAGGCCCAGTGCTCCCAGACCATTTCAGATAAACCATCCacatacaaaattagaaaattttataaaatttcgtATACCAAATCCCAGAAATgcaaacattttaatttgttttatgttactttttttgCTGAAGTAAAAGTAATTATTTCTGTAGAAATTTAAGGCTGcataaaaaaattggaaaaataacatGGAAAATCCATAAACCTCCCACTCAGAGTAACCACTAATATGTTctttctaacttaaaaaaaaaattccagtataGCAAATGTAAAGAATTAAAACTGTATAGAAGTATATAGGGTAAAAAGCGAAAAGCCCACTTCACCCCCCCACCCTTCAGTTCTCTCAAAAACAAGTTTGCTTCcagatcttttatttatttacatacgtatatacatgcATGCCAATCTTTTACTATAAGTAGGATCATACtatgtatattcttttatttaatgtattttggaGATCTTTCTGGGTCAAGgcagatagattttttttaaatggctgcattgcattccagtttAAGGATAAAGTATAATTCATTCAGCCATTCCTCTAATGATGGCTATTTAGGTTTCCAGTTTTCTGCCATTACTAACAGTGCTGCAAGGAACATTTGTAAGTATTTCTGTTGACTAGATTCCTGGAAGGATTCTAGCAGTGTCAAAGGGTATGGGAACATGTATTTTGTACACAGTTGATATTGTAAAGCAGTTGTGCTCTTGGGTCACTTACAATTATAGCATAAGTAATTTctcatgttattaaatatttttgtaacttttaaaattaaatgcataaTATTCGTTTTCTTAATAAAGTACTTTTCAAAGAATATATAGCTCCATAAATCTGTCTGAATTTCAGATCATCTCCTTAGGGCACATAACTGAAATGTATTTGCTGTCAAAAGGCGTGATACATATTATCAAATTGCTTTCAGGATATAGTGGGGTTTATCAAAAAGGAAATAGTTTATATCAATTATCACTCTTCTGGTAGTGTATTAGTTTGTGAACTGCATAGCACTGATTTACTgttgctgtttaatttccattatcTTGATGGGTGAAAAATAACGATTAGTTCTGATTTTAACTTGCTGGAAGATTGATTAAATTTGAACATTTCCCAGATTCCTCTCCTGTATCCTCCTATACCTGTATTCTCTCATACTTAATCTGTTATCAAGTCCCGCAGATTCCACTTTTTTTGGTATGTGTAGATacatcttttctccattttactcttgttgccttAGGCGATtcctttaacatatatttatgagACAAGTTCTAACTAATCTCCCTAGTTCCACGTCGACCCCCTTCTGTTTGAGTGCCACGCTGTTGCCAGGGTGATCTGTCTGAAAGAGTTTTGGTGAAGTCACCCTACATACTCCCCGGTTTAAAAGTCTTAAAAGGCGCTTAGTGTTTGTATATCAAAGTCTTTGGGATCTGATCTATGCCTTGCCagtcttttctcttgcttttccctcTCCTATTTGTGCTTcatcataattaagaaaaaaaaatgtttatggatCCCTGGGCAGATTAGTCTGTTTCATTTAACCATTTGGCCTCCAACCATAGAACTGATCAACTAGTCCCTCTTTGATACTATGCTTACACTCCACTCAGAGGGTCATGGCAAGTATAATGTATATTTGCATTTACATCTTTAATAATGACAGTCAGTGCTCCTGTAGGACCATAAGCCCATTCTGGGCTTATTGATTCTTGTATGCCAGAGCCGAATATTGGACATGGCAActaaaaaatgtttctaaaatgaatgtgtgaattcccaataatgtctttttttcatttatctctggAGCCCAAATATTTCCctgattttattgatttgcatacatttttatataatgaaGATATTATATAAAGAACTTACATAACctgtgttttgtttgtgttttaattgTTGTTTAATCTTTTGATCTAGTGaagttttttatgtttatatattcagATATAGCCATCTTTTATTTGTTGACATCTCCCACTGATTTgttgctgttaattttttttttttttttttgagacggagtttcgctctggtcgctgaggctggagtgcagtggcgtgatcttggctcacctccacctcctgggtacataaaagcgattttcctgcctcagcctcccgagtagctgggattacaggcccctgccaccacgcccagccaattttttgtatttttagtagagacggggtttcaccatgttgaccaggctggtctcgaactgctgacctcaggtgatacacccacctcagcctcccaaagtgctgggattacaggcgtgagccaccgcacccggccgattgCTGTTAATTTTTAATGGTATCTAACACGTAATAGGCATTGAATAAATAACTGCTAAAAAATGAATGAGTTAAAAATTTGGTGAActctctgtttatacagacgtcttaCAGAAAAGCTGTCAGCATAATTGAATTTTCTATTAAtagtttgcttttttctcttactATATCACGAGCATTTTTCCATGACagtagtcttcttttttttttttttcagctacacCAAAATTGCATTGAGCCAAACTTGCCACCAAGAGCCCAACAATCACCATGATGCTGAGCACGGAAGGCAGGGAGGGGTTCGTGGTGAAGGTCAGGGGCCTACCCTGGTCCTGCTCAGCCGATGAAGTGATGCGCTTCTTCTCTGATTGCAAGATCCAAAATGGCACATCAGGTATTCGTTTCATCTACACCAGAGAAGGCAGACCAAGTGGTGAAGCATTTGTTGAACTTGAATCtgaagaggaagtgaaattggCTTTGAAGAAGGACAGAGAAACCATGGGACACAGATACGTTGAAGTATTCAAGTCTAACAGTGTTGAAATGGATTGGGTGTTGAAGCATACAGGTCCGAATAGCCCTGATACTGCCAACGATGGCTTCGTCCGGCTTAGAGGACTCCCATTTGGCTGTAGCAAGGAAGAGATTGTTCAGTTCTTTTCAGGGTTGGAAATTGTGCCAAATGGGATGACACTGCCAGTGGACTTTCAGGGGCGAAGCACAGGGGAAGCCTTTGTGCAGTTTGCTTCACAGGAGATAGCTGAGAAGGCCTTAAAGAAACACAAGGAAAGAATAGGGCACAGGTACATTGAGATCTTCAAGAGTAGCCGAGCTGAAGTTCGAACCCACTATGATCCCCCTCGAAAGCTCATGGCTATGCAGCGGCCAGGTCCCTATGATAGGCCGGGGGCTGGCAGAGGGTATAATAGCATTGGCAGAGGAGCTGGGTTTGAAAGGATGAGGCGTGGTGCCTATGGTGGAGGGTATGGAGGCTATGATGACTATGGTGGCTATAATGATGGATATGGCTTTGGGTCTGATAGATTTGGAAGAGACCTCAATTACTGTTTTTCAGGAATGTCTGATCATAGATACGGAGATGGTGGGTCCAGTTTCCAGAGCACCACAGGGCACTGTGTACACATGAGGGGGTTACCTTACAGAGCCACTGAGaatgatatttataatttcttctcACCTCTTAATCCCATGAGAGTACATATTGAAATTGGACCCGATGGCAGAGTTACCGGTGAGGCAGATGTTGAATTTGCTACTCATGAAGATGCTGTGGCAGCTATGGCAAAAGACAAAGCTAATATGCAACACAGATATGTGGAGCTCTTCTTAAATTCTACT
This region includes:
- the HNRNPH2 gene encoding heterogeneous nuclear ribonucleoprotein H2: MMLSTEGREGFVVKVRGLPWSCSADEVMRFFSDCKIQNGTSGIRFIYTREGRPSGEAFVELESEEEVKLALKKDRETMGHRYVEVFKSNSVEMDWVLKHTGPNSPDTANDGFVRLRGLPFGCSKEEIVQFFSGLEIVPNGMTLPVDFQGRSTGEAFVQFASQEIAEKALKKHKERIGHRYIEIFKSSRAEVRTHYDPPRKLMAMQRPGPYDRPGAGRGYNSIGRGAGFERMRRGAYGGGYGGYDDYGGYNDGYGFGSDRFGRDLNYCFSGMSDHRYGDGGSSFQSTTGHCVHMRGLPYRATENDIYNFFSPLNPMRVHIEIGPDGRVTGEADVEFATHEDAVAAMAKDKANMQHRYVELFLNSTAGTSGGAYDHSYVELFLNSTAGASGGAYGSQMMGGMGLSNQSSYGGPASQQLSGGYGGGYGGQSSMSGYDQVLQENSSDYQSNLA